In Isoptericola jiangsuensis, the following proteins share a genomic window:
- a CDS encoding M20/M25/M40 family metallo-hydrolase, which produces MTAGASTADALDLPPGDDDLSARLLPAARAAHARYVAELVELTSFDSGTWNAAGKRRVVQWCSARLHEIGAQVDVVDVDADTDGPPVGPALVARLAVPGTARVLLLGHSDTVFADGTAARRPPRQVDGRLTGPGVCDDKGGVLAGIHALTLLAELPGPRTGEAVLLLSPDEEVGSPRTLALLQTHAERADVILGLEGSRENGDLVVARKGACDVRIELRGRAAHAGIEPERGADAALAAARLVLDLHRAAADRPGVSVNVGVVRAGDRPNVVADEAELQLEVRAPTAAALDEILDTVDGLVTAATQGGITGRSVRTDYCPPFEPSPGSAALLHLAELLGARIGVAVRGASTGGVSDTNFAAVTGIPALDGLGPVGGGDHGEDEWIDLDSVPYRIALLAGLVAEAGRVVHQNTTEKEA; this is translated from the coding sequence GTGACGGCCGGGGCCTCGACGGCGGACGCGCTGGACCTCCCGCCGGGGGACGACGACCTGAGCGCCCGGCTCCTGCCGGCCGCTCGCGCCGCGCACGCCCGGTACGTCGCCGAGCTCGTCGAGCTCACGTCGTTCGACTCGGGCACGTGGAACGCCGCCGGCAAGCGTCGCGTCGTCCAGTGGTGCTCTGCGCGGCTGCACGAGATCGGCGCGCAGGTCGACGTCGTCGACGTGGACGCCGACACCGACGGTCCCCCCGTCGGCCCGGCGCTCGTGGCGCGGCTCGCCGTCCCGGGCACGGCACGGGTGCTGCTGCTCGGGCACAGCGACACCGTCTTCGCCGACGGGACCGCCGCACGACGTCCGCCGCGGCAGGTCGACGGGCGCCTGACCGGTCCGGGGGTGTGCGACGACAAGGGCGGGGTCCTCGCCGGGATCCACGCCCTGACGCTGCTCGCCGAGCTCCCCGGCCCACGCACGGGCGAGGCCGTGCTGCTCCTCAGTCCGGACGAGGAGGTGGGGTCGCCCCGCACCCTAGCGCTGCTGCAGACCCACGCTGAGCGGGCCGACGTCATCCTCGGGCTCGAAGGATCCCGCGAGAACGGTGATCTCGTGGTCGCCCGGAAGGGCGCGTGCGACGTACGGATCGAGCTTCGCGGGCGGGCCGCGCACGCAGGTATCGAGCCGGAGCGTGGCGCGGACGCCGCCCTGGCCGCGGCCCGGCTGGTCCTGGACCTCCACCGGGCGGCGGCCGACCGCCCCGGGGTGAGCGTCAACGTCGGCGTGGTCCGGGCCGGCGATCGACCCAATGTCGTCGCCGACGAGGCGGAGCTGCAGCTCGAGGTCCGCGCGCCGACAGCCGCCGCGCTCGACGAGATCCTCGACACCGTCGACGGTCTCGTCACGGCGGCGACCCAGGGGGGCATCACAGGCCGGTCCGTGCGCACCGACTACTGCCCGCCGTTCGAACCATCGCCCGGCTCGGCCGCGCTCCTGCACCTGGCCGAGCTCCTCGGTGCCCGGATCGGCGTGGCGGTCCGCGGAGCGTCCACCGGCGGCGTGAGCGACACGAACTTCGCGGCAGTGACCGGCATCCCCGCGCTCGACGGGCTCGGACCGGTCGGGGGCGGGGACCACGGCGAGGACGAGTGGATCGACCTCGACTCCGTGCCGTACCGCATCGCCCTGCTCGCCGGTCTCGTCGCCGAGGCCGGTCGGGTCGTCCACCAGAACACCACCGAGAAAGAGGCCTGA